taaaacgaaaagtcgattttttgtatttagttaaaagtcgacttttcaactttttgcattatatgaaaagtctattttcatatattgcaaatagtcgaaaagtcgactatttttttataaatagtcgacttttttcaacttttcgactttttcgacttttattaacaaagtcgacttttttcacagacgatagtcgagttgtcgacttttttggaacaaaatagtcgacttcgactgttcgattattcgaaagtcgatttatagaaccctacaaattagttagttagttatttagtaagttagttacttagttagtaaattaaacacaacattttaagttatttatgtttaaaaactattttcaaattaaaacaacatttattaacGGTTTTTTATATGGTATCAcagattcaaattaaaaaaacatacgcTTGTATGGCAACATTTTGAAATCCCGCTTAACATAATAGTGCTGCCACGTAGCTTAAAACACTACTGACAAAAATACAACTCTGTTGTATAACACATCTCATGTCATGAAATTTTTCCATGGGATTACACAAGTGTCAAAATCATAttgtgacaaaaaaaaaacagaatcgtGCGTGCGgtaaaaacataatttgatacatttaatagattttaaattaaaaaacacacgAAAATGGCcacaaaacaattaattaacaaacaaaacactAAATTGGTGTCCCTGCTGGTAGCCAACAAGCCCTGGAAGAGGTatgtttaaagaatttaataaaaaattaactacaTTGTGATCAGCAGCAGTATTTAATGCTGATAATGATTACAACAATTTAAGAAAGAACGTGAACATTTTGCCTAATGTGACGTAATAAGTTAACCCATAGAGTTAATCaatgataatgaaaattttattaaaaacttgaatGAAATTATGATAATTTGTGAATTTTAGCTGTTGGTCCTCTACCGCCAGATGTTATAGCAATGAAAAATCCGCCGAAAAGGAAACCGCACAAACAGAACAAGCATCTGCTGCCAATGGTGAAGATGCCAAAAAATTGGCTGAAAATATTGAAACCTTAAACAAAGAAGTCCAAGAACTAAAAGAAAAGAATGAGGAATTAATGGACAAATATCGTAGATCCTTGGCCGATAGTGAAAATTTAAGAGTACGTTTGAATAAACAAATAGCCGATGCCAAAATCTTTGGTATACAATCATTCTGTAAAGATTTACTAGAAGTAGCTGACATTTTGGGTCATGCTACTAAAGCCGTGCCTCAAGATCAATTGACGGATAGTAATCctcatttaaagaatttatatgaAGGTTTAACTATGACCAATGCTTCTTTGTTGCAAGTGTTCAAGCGTCATGGTTTGGAACCCATGAATCCCTTGAATGAAAAATTCAATCCTAATATGCATGAAGCATTATTCCAAAAGGtatgtttgttggttttttttttcaaatagattatattcaaaattataatttcaaatgtatttcCAGCCTGATTCATCGGTAGAACCTGATACCGTTATTGAGGTAACAAAATTGGGCTATAAGCTACACGAACGTGTTATACGACCTGCTTTAGTTGGTGTTTCTAAAtcttaatagtttttctttgttttataaaaactttttgcttAATGTTTCCACAAATTAtctaataatttaaagaaagcGTATTAAGctgttttaaaaagattttcgttttatttctataacttttttcaaagtttatgtaaaactttttttagcagcttaagtttttcttttctttataagTTTGGTTTTGTTACAATACAACTTTTTTATTACCTTTTGtattgttccaaaaaaaaaccttcAATTACTAgtgatttgtttagttttataagttttatgtgtaaatatattacaaaataaacaaaattgtctaaagaaattaagttttatataaaaaaaaaaaattttatgtagacttgtgaaaatttttatccTATTAACTACAAGTCGGTTAATTTATTCTATATAGACTTTATTTTGAACAAGGActcaattttgtaattaaatttaagaatttaatttgttataaataaaatacattggaaaaaatttaaaaaaattattttaattttgataatttttggcaaatttttcagagactgatctatagtctgatctgtaAACTGTTCTATAAACTAGTATGTAGTTTGATAGTctaaaccaaagtataacaagtagtccgactcacATAtaagaaattactctctcacatctacgagtaccgtgtgaattcgactctcttgtgagaaattaaaacttgtcaaaacactcaaatgtttaacttactttttggccacttttaaggatcgTACTTTAGTCTggtccttttttaaaaatattataaaactttttacatttttatctttagttttattaaaatcttaattacaTTAATTATCGTTAAACCTTAAAATTATTAGCAGCTTTATCACTTCAAGATGTCTATAAGTTCTTTAAAACTTCATCTAACTCCTTCGATTTTGTGTTTGCAAACCTTTTCACTTTAAAGTGGCAGTGGAACTCAAAAGTTTCTTAAGATCTTCATCTTGTTCGATAGCCTTTTGTACGGCTGCCATAACTTGAGCTTCCATGGGCGAATTACGATCATAACCAATGGGGAAACGACTAACTTTAGTGGCCAATTCTAATAGTTTAGGTTTGCTGGctaaaaaatcttcaatttttTTACTCGGTATCTTGGTGACACGAGACAATTGTTGAACATGAGGTATTAACATTTTGGGTGTATTTAAATGCACCACCTGGGTATTGGCGATAGGTGGCGAAGGTGTAGTAGTTGTGGTAGTAGTGCTGCTAGTGCTAGTAGGACTTGAACGTATGGGTATGGGATAATTATAGGGTATAGTTTTGCTTGCTAAAATGGCATCAGTTTTTAAATTGGTTTTTTCTCTGGAATCGTTTTTCACAATTTCCGATTCTGTTTGATTTTCTTGATTatctttttgtttgttgttgctaatCTTTTTGCCATTTTCTGTTATTCTATTAAGTTCATGATATTCTTTGCTCTTTCCGGATTCTCcagagtttttatgaaacaaattatttaaatgcatATAATTCATTATACGTTCCATAAAACTAGGATGAGTATTGGGtaattcttttagtttttgtataattttgggTGTTTTGCGTGGCTTTAAGGTGGGTTTACTAGTGGTTTCCTCTTCGCCTTCATTGCTTAATATATAATCCCCATTAGAATCATCATCAGTTATAACTATAAGGCCTTCATCATTAATTTTAACCGGTTCTTCTATATCTCCCATATCATCATCATCctcttcatcatcatcttcttctatatgttctttatttttataggaattttctGTGTTATCGGTATAGTCTGTAGATTCTATATAGGCTTTCATTAAGGCCACACCCTGTTCATTGGAAGTTAATTGTCTAATATAACTTAAAGTTTCTTCCGGGCTATTGGTACCCAATAGTTGTCCTAATTCTGAAATACTAGGTATTTCATCTAGACTTTTAAGGCCCAATTTATTTTGTGCTATATCCAATAATTCACTTGGAAATTCATCATCTGTTATAAAAGGAGAGGAAGTGGTAAATTTCGTTGTAGGCACACTGGTAGTAGAGGTAGTGGGTTTAGGTGTTGTGGTGCTGGTAGTAGTAATGGTGGTAGTAGTGGATGTTGTAGTGGGCATTATT
The window above is part of the Lucilia cuprina isolate Lc7/37 chromosome 6, ASM2204524v1, whole genome shotgun sequence genome. Proteins encoded here:
- the LOC111677396 gene encoding grpE protein homolog, mitochondrial, whose product is MATKQLINKQNTKLVSLLVANKPWKSCWSSTARCYSNEKSAEKETAQTEQASAANGEDAKKLAENIETLNKEVQELKEKNEELMDKYRRSLADSENLRVRLNKQIADAKIFGIQSFCKDLLEVADILGHATKAVPQDQLTDSNPHLKNLYEGLTMTNASLLQVFKRHGLEPMNPLNEKFNPNMHEALFQKPDSSVEPDTVIEVTKLGYKLHERVIRPALVGVSKS
- the LOC111677406 gene encoding putative uncharacterized protein DDB_G0292292, yielding MFKKIFCLILILKLSQARYGYVPKSYGPDAALVVEKALGQNHNVGGNYPNTIRMPPPFPLWRHYPRYHIIPPPPPGQIMAINTWAKTAHTKPIIMPTTTSTTTTITTTSTTTPKPTTSTTSVPTTKFTTSSPFITDDEFPSELLDIAQNKLGLKSLDEIPSISELGQLLGTNSPEETLSYIRQLTSNEQGVALMKAYIESTDYTDNTENSYKNKEHIEEDDDEEDDDDMGDIEEPVKINDEGLIVITDDDSNGDYILSNEGEEETTSKPTLKPRKTPKIIQKLKELPNTHPSFMERIMNYMHLNNLFHKNSGESGKSKEYHELNRITENGKKISNNKQKDNQENQTESEIVKNDSREKTNLKTDAILASKTIPYNYPIPIRSSPTSTSSTTTTTTTPSPPIANTQVVHLNTPKMLIPHVQQLSRVTKIPSKKIEDFLASKPKLLELATKVSRFPIGYDRNSPMEAQVMAAVQKAIEQDEDLKKLLSSTATLK